The following are encoded together in the Pedobacter sp. D749 genome:
- a CDS encoding type II CAAX prenyl endopeptidase Rce1 family protein, which translates to MIETLSAFWDFLKKPKLLKLSKDNKSLWRDLLWLLLLDLIFAGIIMGIYYILVHFKVIKEYVQEIDILEKYGLTVTFLLVCIFVPVLEEFLFRWHLRKKYLSIYFACFTLGLISNYFIKSIFLTWPVYIFFLFVALIVHGYFKRLDIRKRLVFQQKSFGYLFYYAAIIFGLTHLGNIKGLTLSDPTFILFVISQIFTGISLGFIRIKYGLGYSMLLHGFFNFILLLLTVFFS; encoded by the coding sequence ATGATTGAAACGCTCTCTGCATTTTGGGATTTCTTAAAAAAGCCAAAACTTCTAAAACTCAGTAAAGATAATAAATCTCTTTGGAGAGATCTCTTATGGTTGCTCCTACTCGATTTAATATTTGCAGGTATTATAATGGGTATTTATTATATTCTGGTGCATTTTAAAGTTATTAAAGAATATGTTCAGGAAATCGATATCCTGGAAAAGTACGGGTTAACTGTGACCTTTCTTTTGGTCTGTATTTTTGTTCCGGTATTAGAAGAGTTTTTATTTAGATGGCACCTGAGAAAGAAATATCTTTCAATATATTTTGCGTGTTTTACTTTGGGCCTGATATCAAATTACTTTATAAAGAGCATTTTTCTTACGTGGCCTGTTTATATCTTTTTTCTTTTTGTGGCATTAATTGTTCATGGATATTTTAAAAGATTAGACATTCGCAAAAGACTGGTTTTTCAACAGAAATCTTTTGGCTATCTCTTTTATTATGCTGCTATCATATTTGGTTTAACACACTTGGGCAATATTAAAGGTTTAACACTAAGCGATCCCACTTTCATTCTATTTGTCATCTCCCAAATATTTACAGGTATATCGCTTGGTTTTATACGCATCAAATATGGCTTAGGCTATTCAATGTTATTACATGGCTTCTTTAATTTTATCCTATTATTATTAACGGTCTTTTTCTCTTAA